TCGTACTCCTCGGTGTCCCCGCGCTCCACGACCCAGGGTGTACGCAGCGCGGGCAGGCCGACCTCCGGGTCGCTGCCCGGACCGGCGGTGGCGTATCGGTCGAAGGTCTCGCCGTTGGTGAGCGCGACCCGGGTGAACGGCACGGCGACGTCGTCGCGCGATCCCTTGCGGTGGACGGTGCTGTGCGAGGGGTGGATGTGCATCAGTTCTCCTTGAGGGGTTGGGTGAACACGTGGGCGACCGGACCGCGACCGCAGCCGAGCACCCAGGGAGCAGAGACGGCGAGCGCCTCGGCCACGAAGGCCTGCGCTCGCCGGGCCGCGGCCTCGAGGTCAAGGCCTCGGGCGAGGTGGACGGCGAGGGCCGCGCTGTAGGTGCAGCCGGTGCCATGGTCGTTGGCCGTCGCGACGGCTGGATGCTCGAGCACGGTGACGACTCCGTCCCGGACGACCAGGTCGCGACAGGTGCCGCTCCCGGGCTCGCCGCCCGTCAGCACCACGGCCGGCCCGAGAGCGTGCACCGTGAGCGCCAGTTCCTCGGGATCGGTGTCTCGTGGCAGCCCGGTCAGCGCCGCTGCCTCGTCGCGGTTGGGAGTGACGACGTCTGCGCGCGGCAGCAGGACCTCGCGATACGCCCGGACCAGTGCCGCATCACCCAGGACGGCGCCGCTGGTCGCGACGAGCACCGGATCGACCACGAGCGGCAGGGATCCGGCGAGCAGGTCGGCGACGACGTGGGCGACCTCGGCGGAGCCGAGCATCCCGGTCTTCGCGGCAGCCACGGGAAGGTCGTCGAACACGGCACGGATCTGGGCACGCACGTCACCGGCGCCCATCGGGACCACACCGTGCACGCCGGTGGTGTCCTGCGCCGTGACGGCCGTGACGGCGCAGGTGCCGTGGACGCCGAGCGCGGCGAAGGTGGCCAGGTCAGCGGCGAGACCGGCGGCGCCGCCGGAGTCGGTGCCGGCGACGCTGAGGACCACGAGCGGTGTGGCCGTCACTGCTCCCCCAGCTCGGCGAGCAGCGCGGCGACGACGACGGCCGGGTCGTGGGCCCGCATCACGGCGCCCATCACCGCGACGCCGTGGGCGCCGGCCGAGCGCAGCCGGGCCGCCACCTCGGCGGAGACGCCGCCGAGCGCCAGCACCGGCAGGCCGTCGGCGGCCTCGACGGCACGGCGTACTCCCCCGGCGCCGAGCGCCGGACCGTAGCCCGGCTTGGAGGCCGTGGGCGCGACCGGCGAGATCGTCACGTAGGCCGCACCCTCCTCGGCGGCCCGCGCGACCGCGGCCTCGTCGTGGCAGGAGCGGCCGTGCGGCGGCCCCGCCGGTGCCGGGGCGGCCTGGTGGGCGGCGAGGTGCAGACCGGCCGCGCCGGGCAGGAGGGTGCGCGCCGAGATGACCTGCACGTGAGCCGCCAGCTCGTCCGCGAGGGCGGCGCGCGCCGGCTCGTCCAGGTCGAGCTCGCGCAGCACGACCGTCGTCGCGCCGGCCGCCGCGCACGAGGCGAGGGTCTCGACCAGGCCACGTCCCGGGAGCAGCTGCCCGCGGTCGGTGAGTAGGAGCAGCCTCGGCACCCTCACCGCCCCACCCGCCCACGCATCGGGCTCGAGGCCCGCGCCGTCTCCCGGCGCGGGATCCGCCCGGCCCGGCGGGCGAGCTGACCCGACTCGACGGCCAGGCTCATCGCGCGCGCCATCGCGACCGGGTCCTCGGCGCGGGTGACCGCGGTCGCCACGAGCACTGCGTCGCAGCCGAGTTCCATCGCGTGCGCCGCCTCGCTGGCGGTGCCGATCCCCGCGTCCAGGACGACCGGGACGTCCACCGCCGCCCGCACCGCCTCGATCGTGTGCGGGTCAGCGATCCCGCGTCCCGAGCCGATCGGGGAGCCCAGCGGCATCACCGCGGCACAGCCGACGTCGACCAGCCGGCGGGCGACGACCGGGTCTCCGGTCGTGTAGGGCAGCACCGTGAAGCCACGAGCCACCAGCGTCTCCGCGGCCTCGACCAGCTCGACGACGTCGGGCAGCAGGCTGACCTCGTCGCCGATCACCTCGAGCTTGACCCAGTCGGTGCCGAGCGCCTCCCGGGCGAGCTCGGCGGTCAGCACCGCCTCCTGGGCGCCGAGGCAGCCGGCAGTGTTGGGCAGCACCTGGACGCCGAGGTCGCGCAGGGTGGCCAGCAGGCTGCCCGTCCCGGTGTCGGAGGTACGCCGGACCGAGACCGTCACCAGACCGGGGCGCGCCGCCTCGACCACGCGACGCACGGTCTCCAGGCTGGTCAACCCGCCCGTGCCCAGCCACAGCGGGGCGAGCTGCACGCCCGCGACCTCGAGCATCTCCACGCCGCTCACCCGCCCTGGTGGGCGGTGACGACCTCGACGAGGTCGCCCTCGCGCAGCGGGATGGCCGGCCACTCGGCGGCGCGCACGACGCTGCCGTTGAGGGCGACGGCGACGCCGCGAGGGTCGGGGGCCACCGTCTCCAGCAGGCCGGTCAGCGCGGTGCCCTCGGGCAGCTCGTGCGGTCGTCCGTTCACGCTCAGGCGCATGGTTCCTCGTTCCGATCCGTGTCGCGGTCTGTGTGGCGGTCCGTGTCGTTGGGGCGGTCGAAGCGCTGGGGATTGAACGCCTGCGCCGCTGGCGGCACCGCGAGGCCGTCGACGTGGGCACGCACGGTCGCCGCGGTGACCGGCGCGAGCAGCACGCCGCCCCGGTGATGTCCACCGGCGAGCACCAGCCGGGCGCTCCCCGTGCCCGGCACCGGTCCGAGCAGCGGACCGTTGTCGGGGCTGCCGGGCCGGTCCCGGGCGACCACCTCGAGAAGCTCGGCGGTGGCGAGTCCGGGTATCAAGGCGCGCGCGGTCTCGAGCAGCCGGGCCACCCCGCCGAGGGTCGGCAGCGGGTCGCCGTCGTCGGCCGGGTGCTCCTCCTCGGTCGCGCCGATCAGCAGCTCCCCGTGCGCGCGCGGCACGACGTAGACCCGCTCCCCGTGGACGCGGGCCCGCAGCACCCGGGCCGGGCTCGGCCTGGACCGCAGCCGGACCGCCTCGCCGCGCACCGGGCGCACGTGCGGCATCCCGGTCGCGCCGGTGGCGAGCACCACCACCTCCGCTCGCAGACGGGAGCCGTCGTCCAGGACCACGCCGTCGGGCTCGGGGGTCGCGCGGGCACGAACCACCCGGTCGCCCAGCACCGCGAGTAGCGCGTCAGCGACCCGCCGCGGGTTGACATGGCGGTCGTCGGGCAGCAGCGCCCCGCCGACGACGCGCCCCGAGAGCATCGGCTCGGCCGCTCGCAGGGCCCGCCGGTCGAGCTCCTCCACCCGCACCCCGCTGGCGTCCAGCAGTCGGCAGGCACGGTGCACCTCGGCGAGGTCGTCGCGGTCGGCGGCGACGAGCACGGTGCCGGTCGAGCGCAGGTCGAGGTGGTGCCCCGACCGTTCCGCCAGC
The Nocardioides luti genome window above contains:
- the thiD gene encoding bifunctional hydroxymethylpyrimidine kinase/phosphomethylpyrimidine kinase codes for the protein MTATPLVVLSVAGTDSGGAAGLAADLATFAALGVHGTCAVTAVTAQDTTGVHGVVPMGAGDVRAQIRAVFDDLPVAAAKTGMLGSAEVAHVVADLLAGSLPLVVDPVLVATSGAVLGDAALVRAYREVLLPRADVVTPNRDEAAALTGLPRDTDPEELALTVHALGPAVVLTGGEPGSGTCRDLVVRDGVVTVLEHPAVATANDHGTGCTYSAALAVHLARGLDLEAAARRAQAFVAEALAVSAPWVLGCGRGPVAHVFTQPLKEN
- a CDS encoding thiamine phosphate synthase — its product is MRVPRLLLLTDRGQLLPGRGLVETLASCAAAGATTVVLRELDLDEPARAALADELAAHVQVISARTLLPGAAGLHLAAHQAAPAPAGPPHGRSCHDEAAVARAAEEGAAYVTISPVAPTASKPGYGPALGAGGVRRAVEAADGLPVLALGGVSAEVAARLRSAGAHGVAVMGAVMRAHDPAVVVAALLAELGEQ
- a CDS encoding thiazole synthase — protein: MLEVAGVQLAPLWLGTGGLTSLETVRRVVEAARPGLVTVSVRRTSDTGTGSLLATLRDLGVQVLPNTAGCLGAQEAVLTAELAREALGTDWVKLEVIGDEVSLLPDVVELVEAAETLVARGFTVLPYTTGDPVVARRLVDVGCAAVMPLGSPIGSGRGIADPHTIEAVRAAVDVPVVLDAGIGTASEAAHAMELGCDAVLVATAVTRAEDPVAMARAMSLAVESGQLARRAGRIPRRETARASSPMRGRVGR
- the thiS gene encoding sulfur carrier protein ThiS encodes the protein MRLSVNGRPHELPEGTALTGLLETVAPDPRGVAVALNGSVVRAAEWPAIPLREGDLVEVVTAHQGG
- the thiO gene encoding glycine oxidase ThiO; this translates as MSPVTPGLRVVVVGGGVIGLACADELVMAGHDVTVCDPRPGGGSTYAAAGMLAPGGEAWFGEEALLRLGIDSLARWPAFAASLAERSGHHLDLRSTGTVLVAADRDDLAEVHRACRLLDASGVRVEELDRRALRAAEPMLSGRVVGGALLPDDRHVNPRRVADALLAVLGDRVVRARATPEPDGVVLDDGSRLRAEVVVLATGATGMPHVRPVRGEAVRLRSRPSPARVLRARVHGERVYVVPRAHGELLIGATEEEHPADDGDPLPTLGGVARLLETARALIPGLATAELLEVVARDRPGSPDNGPLLGPVPGTGSARLVLAGGHHRGGVLLAPVTAATVRAHVDGLAVPPAAQAFNPQRFDRPNDTDRHTDRDTDRNEEPCA